In the genome of Crassaminicella thermophila, the window TAACTTACGGTACAATTCAATCGCACCAGGATTAGCATAGGTTGATATGCCACTTTTATTAAAAATAACAATAGCATCATTGATATGTTTTGTTATATTGTTTTCATGGTCTTTAAATGTCAATAATGTTTCACCCAATTGCTCAGCTGTTTCAGACAAAATTTCCATTTGCCTTTTTTTTGCTAAATGTTCTGTTGCATCCTGCTCCATTATCAAAACTCCAATTACTTTTTCTTGCTCATTTTTAATAGGTATTGTATTTTGTATAACTGTTTTTTTCTCTTGGGTAACTGCTTTTAAATCTCTTGTAGCCATCCCTATTTCTAATGTTCTTAAAGCTGCAGGTTCATCTTTTCTATAAGCTAACTGTCCAACTACAGAAGACTCATACATAGACTGTCCTGTAAAAGGTTTTGCTTCAGCAACTACTATAGCCACATCAGAATCTCTCACCAAACAATCTATGAATACATCTGCTCTCACTAGATCTGCAATAATTGGAAGCATCTCTGCTGTATTCTCAAGTTTTTTAATATCAGAATAAGATAAATCCGTATATTTTCTACAGATTTCTTTAAGCATGAATATCACTCCCTAAAATTGTACTACATACAGTTAATTATGATAGCATTAGCAATATCTTTCATAGGACATCTTTTATCCATGCTTAATTTCCTTATTCTTTTATAAGCTTCATCTTCTGTTATCCCATAATTTTTAATCAAAATCCCCTTTGCTCTCTCAATAATTTTCCTATTTTCAACATGTTCCTTTGCTTTTTTTGCATCATTCTTAATTCTCTCAATTTCTTTACTTTTCGAAAAACATACTTCAATAGTTGGCAAAAGAATTTTTTCATTAACAGGTTTTACAAGATATCCCATCACCCCTAAATTTTTTGCTTCTTCTATAAACTCTTTGCCACTATAAGCAGTTAATAATATAACACAGTTTGCCAGTTGTTCTTC includes:
- a CDS encoding ANTAR domain-containing response regulator, which encodes MKKRIVIADDEPITRMDLCEILEEAGYDVVGKASDGFDAVELCRKFKPDLVLMDVKMPLLNGLKATEIINEEQLANCVILLTAYSGKEFIEEAKNLGVMGYLVKPVNEKILLPTIEVCFSKSKEIERIKNDAKKAKEHVENRKIIERAKGILIKNYGITEDEAYKRIRKLSMDKRCPMKDIANAIIINCM